The Muribaculum intestinale genome includes the window CTCGACAGTCAGCACCTCGGGCAGCTTGCGCACATGCCTGTTGGTCTCAAGCAGCAATGCGGGGTTTGCATCCATATATCCCTCCATGTGCAGATATTCGAAGAAAGAGCGTATCCCGCATATGATACGCGCCTGTGTGCTACCGGCAATACCAAGGTCATGAAGTCCGGCCACAAACTCCTGAAGTTGGTCAAGGGAGACATCCGCGACCGATGTGTTCTCATCACTGAGATATGCTGCGAGCTTGCGCACGTCGGTCGAGTAAGCGGCACACGAGTTCTCGCTCAGCCCCTTTTCAAGCATCAGATACGTGTAGTAATCCTCAAGAAGTTTGTCCCATTCCGGAAGAGTGCGCATACAGTAGACAGACATTAAAGAGTATAACAAAATGCCACCTTTAGAACCACAGGCTGAAGCGCTGACGCGGCAGATGGCGCAGCCCTACAATCACTGCGACCCGGCTATTGGTGAAGGTCATACCATGGGAAATGCGTGCTTCAACGTCGGCCAGCAGCGAAGCCATGGCCTGCGACCTCATAAGATTGCGTAGAATCACAGTACCGCCTTGGGCAAGAGCATCGACCAACGCATCGGCACACATTGCAGCGTCATTCCCATCGTCGATAGAGTTTACAAGTATAAAGGAAGGAGTTTCCGCGGCACGGCATTCCGCACTGTACCTGTCGATAGCGGAATCAATCGAGCGGCACACCTCGATACGCCCGGAGTATCTGCGGGTCACTTCATCATACACCACATCGTGCGCGTCAGTGCCCTTGTATATCAACATCCGCGATGACGACGACACATCGAGCAATGCCGTAGTCGATACCCCATAAGAGGTACCTATCTGCATCATAACCTCAGGATGGAAATAACAGGCTATGCGGAAAAGCATCCTTGCCGACTTCATCGATATCAGCTTAGGACGCCTACCCTCAACCTTATGGGCAAGCGACGCCGCAATAGTGCGCCGTTCCTGAATATCGGAATATGCGTAATATGCCGACTGCTCGCGCAACACCCTGAGCACAAACATGAAGGCAAACGGGGAGTGTATGCCGAACCCTTTGCTCCGCTTGTAACGGTTGACGGCGGTAAGATACAGTTTAAACCTCTTCTTTATCTTTACCACGGGCGGGGAGCGTAAATATAGCGAACAGAAGAGCCGCGAGAGCTGCTATGTAGATTACTATTACCGAAGCCATCGAGACAACACCGGTGGTTCTTACCGACTCAGGACGGTATGTCATTACGACATCGTGGGTTCCGGCAGGTACACGCACAGCACGCAACAGATAATCGACACGTCCAAGCGGCACATCGGCACCATCAACCGTAACCTCCCATCCCCAGGGGAAATACACCTCGGAGAATACGGCCAGACCTCCGTTGGCGCTCTTCACCCTGTAGGTGAGACGGTCGGGGGCATAGGATGTCTCATAAATAGTGTCGCCGGCCATCTTTGCAGGCACAGAAGTGCCGAGCACATCGCGGAAACGGCTGTCGCTCACTGCCGTAACAGCCGGATTGAGGCTATCGAGAGCGGCCATCTCGGCATCGGCGTTGTCAACATACACAATCCGGTCGACAAGCCAGGCATTGCCGAGCGCTCCCGGATTCTCCACCACCTCATTCTCACCTACAACCACATATTTGGCATTGAGCATATTGAGTACATTCATGTTGGCTTCCGAAGGCTGTCCTGAAAGGAACTTTCCGAGATGACGCTCTATCATATCCTGATAGCGGGTGAGTTTGGCAGCATGGTATCCGCCTATTGTCTTATGATGGTATGACGGAGCGGCCTCGTTGAAGCGCGGGATATCCATCACCCTGTAGTTCATGGCAGTATCCGCAAGAATCTTACGGTCAGCACCGGTAAGAGGGAACGGATTACCCTGTGCAAGCTGACGGGGAACGAAACTTGCCGAATCGAGATAGCGCTTGTTGACGTTGAACATATCGACAGTGACTATCACAACAAGCAGTGCCGCAAATACCCTTACGTTAATCTTACGGTTGCCGTAAAGCCAAAGCGCTACCGCACCGGCCACAATAAACGCCAGACTGCGTAAACTGTCGGCTGAAATCATTGACATACGTATCTTCTGTACAGCTGCAAAAAGCGTGGCGTACGGAGCTTCCATCAGATATCCGCCATAAGCCGCGGCCTCCTGTTCGCTCAGGAAACTGCCGAAGAGTTCAGGCGCGAACATTCCGGCCAAACATAACACGGCGCAGATGCCGAACGTGATAAAGAACGGCTTCTGATAGCATGCTTTCCACTCGTCGCGGTTGGCGGCTATCTCCTTGAGGGCGAGTATGGCCAGCAGCGGGATGGTAAACTCAGCCACTACCAGGATGCTCGCTACCGTACGGAACTTGTTGTACATCGGGAAATGGTCAATCATGATATCGGTAAGCCACATCATGTTGTGCCCCCAGGCCAGCGCCACCGATATGAGAGTGCATGCCAACAGCATCCATTTCATCGGGCCCTTGACGATTACACATCCCAACAGGAAAAGAGCCACAAGCAGCGCGCCTACATATACGGGGCCGTTGGTCATCGGCTGGTCGCCGAAATATTGCGGCAACTGCCCCAGATACGGTGCAATCTCGCCCGGAAGCTGTCCCGAAGCAGTCAGTTTGCCGGCTTCAGGCACATCATACAGCGATAAAAACTTATTGCTTCCGGCTTCCGGCTTTATTGTGGCTCCACCCTTTACGTTAGGTATGAGCAGAGAGAATGTCTCGCTCTTACCATAGCTCCATGCAGTGATATAGTCCTTGTCGAGGCCTCCACCCTTGGCGCCGTCGGCCGAGGTAAGTTCACTATGGCGCCCGCGCATCGACTCCTTGGAATATTCATAAGTATGATAGAGATTAGGACAGTTGGCCAGCACAGCCAGCACAGCCGATACAGCGAGCACACATGTGGCCTTGACCCAACGTCGCATATTATGGCTGCGGAACAGCATCACTCCATAGGCAATAACAAAGCCGACAACCACAATCATGAAATAATAGGACATCTGCACGTGGTTGCCCGCAATCTGGAACATGGCGAACAGAGCCGCCAGTGCACCGCCCGCGAGATAGCGTCCGCGGTAGGCAAGCACCATCCCGGCTATGGTGGGCGGTATATAGGCGAGTGTATAGAACTTCCATATGTGTCCGGCGCCTATGATGATTATGAAATAGGATGACATGCCGTAGGCAATAGCGCCAATCAGCGCAAAATACCATCGTACCCTCATGGCCAGCAGCAGGATAAAGAATCCCATCATCATTATAAACAGCAGATTGACCGGAGAGGGCAACCACAGCCCATAGGCCGTGCGCACTGCCGATATCACCTTGGCGGCCGCATAGTCGGGTGAAATCTGGAATGTAGGCATGCCGGAGAACAGAGCGTTGGTCCATCGTGGTGTATCGCCGGTCTCGGCGCGCCATGTCTCCACTTCACGGCTTATGGCCACACCCTGCAATGTGTCGTGCTGACGCAATTCGCCGCCCTGCAGCGCATCCGGCCAGAAAAATGCCAGCGAGATTGCAGCCAGTATGACGACCGACACGATGAAACCAATAAAAGTACGCGAAGTCAGGAACTCTCCGAATCGCTGACCTATCGATGATTTATTAACGGAAATGGCCATGACCAATATTTATAAGTAATTATGCAGGAGCACAGCTATTATCCGCACCCTTACATAAGCGAATTAATTGATTGACTCAATGATGGAAGAGAGGGCTGTATATACACGCTGAGTGGCGCCGAGATGCTCGCGGATATAATGTCCGGCGGCACGTCCGGCCTCGTGCAGATATTCTGAATCTGATACAAGCGGGTCGATGGCACTGATAAAGCCGGCTTTGTCGCTGAAAGTGAAGGCCCCACCACACTCAATCATGTCGGACGCCTCCTTGAATTTTCGGTAATGGGGGCCGAAAAGCACAGGCATATCGTAGACCGCGGCCTCGTTGATATTATGTATACCCGCGGCGAATCCGCCTCCGATATAGGCGATATCGCCGTACCGATATACGCCTGACAGTTTTCCATAGCAGTCGACAATCAGGCAGTCGGCTTTTGCCGCCTGCTCGGGCGTGGCCTTTGACAGACACACGACGGGACGGTTGAGTTTAGAGACAATATCCTCGATACGGTCGGTGCGTACCTCGTGGGGCGCGATTATCAGCCTGACTTCCGGATGGGAATTGACATAAGGGAGCAGCAGCTCTTCATCGGGCGGCCATGTGCTTCCGGCCACGATTGTCAGGCACGGACTGTCCTCCGATATGGCCTCGGCCTGAGGCACATCGGGACGCTCGCGCATGATGTCGGTAACTCGGTCGAAGCGTGTGTCACCGGCCACAGACACATTATATACACCTATGTCGGACAGGAGACGCATCGAGTTGTCGTCCTGTACAAAAATATGGGTGTAGCACCGAAGCATCGAGCGGAACATGCCACCCCACGGCTTGAAGAAAATCTGCGACTTGCGGAATATCGAGGAGATGATATATGTGGGTATGCCGCGACGGCGCAGTTCCTGGAGATAATTGCCCCAGAACTCATACTTGATAAACAAGGCCATGCGCGGCTTTACTGCGTCGAGGAACGCTTTTACATTATGAGGAGAGTCAAGAGGAAGATAACTTACGGCATCGACAAGAGGGAAATTGCATCTAACCTCATAACCCGACGGAGAGAAGAATGTAAGTAGAATCTTAGCCTGCGGATGAAGGCGGCGCACCATCTCTACGAAAGGACGCCCCTGCTCAAACTCTCCCAACGAAGCGGCGTGAATCCATATATAGCCATGGTCGCTGTCAATAGTGTGCCGAAGATACGGCAACGCTTCGCGCTGCCCTTTTAGAAGACGGCGCACCTTATCGCTGCGAAGTGCGGCGATACGCATACCAAGACCATACAGGCTTATGCCGGCATTGTAGAGGAGATTCATTACTCTGGGAGTGTGATGGCCCGGCGTCCGCGGTTTATACGGTTGATTGTTTCTTCCTTACCCATAAGTTCGGTGATATCGAACATGTGGGGACCCTTGCACTCTCCGACCACAGTGAGTCGGAAAGCGTTCATCACATTGCCGAGATGATAGCCTTTCGACGCAATCCAGTCGAGTACCACCTTTTCGGCTGCCGCCGATGAAAAGTCGTCAATACCGCGTATTACTTCGGTCAGTTCCTCCATGATACGTGGAGTGTCGGCATTCCAGCGTTTCTTCACATCCTTGGGAGCATACTCCGAGGGAGCGACAAAGAAGAAACGTGCCTGATCCCAAAGGTCGCGCACAAAATAGATACGGCTCTTTACCATACCTACGGCACGCGCTATGTATTCGTCGGTAAAGTCGTCGGGGTTTACACCATGCTCGCGCAGCACGGGCTTGAACAGACGGGCAAGCTCTTCGTCGGTTTTCTTTAGAAGATATTCATGGTTAAACCATTTTCCCTTCTCGAAATCGAAGCGTGCGCCGGAGCGTGAGCAGTGGGCAAGGTCGAAGCGTTTAATGAGCTCGTCCATAGTCATAAGCTCGGAGTCGTCGCCGGGATTCCAGCCAAGAAGGGCGAGGAAGTTGACTACGGCCTCGGGCAGATAGCCCGACTCGCGGTAACCGGAGCATACCTCGCCACCTTCCGGATGCCATTCGAGTGGGAATACAGGGAAGCCCAGACGGTCGCCGTCGCGCTTGCTGAGCTTGCCTTTTCCGTCAGGCTTCAGAAGCAACGGCAGATGCACGAACGCAGGTGCGGTATCGGCCCATCCGAACGCCTCGTAAAGGAGCACGTGGAGGGGAGCCGATGGGAGCCACTCTTCGCCACGGATTACGTGGGTCACCTCCATGAGATGGTCATCTACGATATTGGCAAGATGATATGTAGGCAGATCGTCGGCGCTCTTATAGAGCACCTTGTCGTCAAGTACCGATGAGTTGATTGTAACCTTGCCGCGGAGCAGGTCGTTGACCACTACGTCGCGTCCGGGTTCTACCTTGAAGCGCACTACATAGGGATGACCTTCGGATATAAGTCGGTCGACCTCGCCACCCTTCATCGTAAGGGAATTGCGCATCGAGCCGCGGGTAGTGGCGTCATACTGGAAGTTGGGCACCGACTTGCGCTTTTCCTCCAGCTCGGCCGGAGTGTCGAAAGCGATGTATGCCTTTCCGCGGTCGAGCAGGCGGCCGACATGCTCACGATATATGTCGCGACGCTCGCTCTGCTTGTATGGACCGTAGGCACCGCCTTCGCGCACGCCTTCATCGATGCCGATACCAAGCCATGCGAGAGCCTCGTTAATGTAATCTTCGGCACCGGGGACAAAACGGTTTGAGTCGGTGTCCTCGATGCGAAGTATCATATCGCCACCGTTCTGGCGGGCAAACAGATAATTGTATAGTGCGGTACGAACGCCGCCGATATGCAGGGGCCCGGTAGGTGACGGGGCAAATCTTACTCTAACTTTACGATCCATAAGGGTACAGATATGTAATTTGCCGCAAATTTAAACAATTTTTCGCAAACAGAGATTTATAAGAGCTTTAAATTCCAATTGTCAATGTTTACGTCTGAGCCGGGTGGGTCTCACGCATGCGAATCACACGCGAATCTCCACTACAAAGCGGGCACCGCGCTTATAGCTGCCGTCAAGGGTTATTGTACCGTTCATCTTGGCGAGTTTGAGCGAGCATATTGGCAATCCGAGCGCGTCGCCTTCTGTAAGGTCGCGTATTTCAGTGAATGGTTTGAAAATACTTTCGGCGTTCTCCTCGGCAATTCCGGGCCCGCTGTCGGTGACTATAAACTGATAGAGCTTAGCACCGCGCTTTTTCATCTCCAGGGATATGCGTCCACCATCGGGGGTATATATGGCAGCATTTTGAAGCAGATGGGCAAGTACCTGACTCAACGGCTCCACTGCAAGAGCAACACTGACCTTCGGAGCGTCGACAGCAAGAGTAACACCCTCCTTTACCTTGCTCCGGATTCCATCCATTATATTCTGACAGAGAGCCTGAGTATTGCAGTCCTCTACATCATATGCACGGTCGAGAGTATTCTCCAGCTCGGACAGTTCGCTGATATCATCCAGAAAGGCATTAATCGCGACTACCGGTTTCTGCGATTGGTCGAGGAGACCTATCGTAGGGCGCAGTTGCGCGGAGATATTGGCGATAAACTCATTTTTCAGACGGTTGTGTTCATTGGCAATCTCTATCGTGTGTTTCTGCCGGCGCGTAAGCATTATATACCGCATCAGCACAATACCTCCAAGTACGAGAACACCGGCAAGAATTGCGGCAAGCACACACAGGCTTATGATTATGTATTGCTTGGCGCTGATTGTGCCATCCTTATCGTCTATTACAGCCAGACTGTCATCGTATTTTTTTTGCAGGGCCGCCAGTTCATCAGCTGCAACAAGCGTACGCACCGAGTCGTTCCATACCAGTAGCTTATCATAGACTCTGGATGCAAGGCGCGCATTGTTGCCCTTCACAGCCATATCTATCAGAGTGCGGTAGCAATCGCTCACACCATCATAATCCTTTGCCGACTTATACTGCCCGATGAGGCGGTTGATTGCGGCGTCGCCCTGCTGTGGCATACCGAAAGTATAGTAATATATCGCCTGGGCATAAAGTGCATCGTTAGCTATCGAGTCGTTGCCGGAAGCCTTGACAAGCTGTTCAAGCCCGGACAGGAGTTCTTTGGAGCGGGCGGCATTCTTTAGTTTCATATACATCTGCAGGCGCTCGCGTCCGATAGTATAGTGCAGTGCCGGCAACTGTTTTCCCGAAGCGATTTCCTCTTCCGATAAGGATGTCTCCACTTTGCGCAACAAATCGAACGCTTCCTTATAATAATTCTCACGATGATAAAGCGCACTGGCTTTTACTCCGCATTCCACGGCATCGGGCATATCCTTTTTAGCATAGAAAGAGTTATAGGCCTGCAGGAAATAATAACGGGCCTTTGTATACTCCTTATCTGCAAAAAAAGACTGGGCCTGCTTCTTATAATCCGCTCCTCGTGATTGCGCGACAGCAATATTTGACACTACCGACACGGCAGCGACGAGCAAGAATGTCAAAAGTCTGTTCATAACAAGTAACTAAGTATATAACGCACTGATTTATATTTTAATATCACACCGAAACAAGCGTTGTTACGGATGCCCCGCCCCAGGTATGGGATAATACGCCTGTAGCGTTTCATATGCCGGGATATTCCTTCTGTGTCAGTAATAATCATGGCCGGAATTCATTATGGTATAAATCGAAGGAAAAAAGACAACTTTCCAACGCTCTTTTTATTCACCAATTTCTCTGCAAGGTAGCAATATTTCAGAATCGCTACAAAAATATTAACAGCAATTAATATATAATAACACTTAGGGTCATCACGCCAATATACACCGAGCCGCACTGCCGGCGTCACCTCCGACATTAATATGCCGTAGGCGGCGCCGCGACAATGCGGCTCTATGCTGATGATGAAGTCAAATCGACTTCATAACCCATGAGGCTATGTATCAGTCATTTTCCGGACGCAGACGGCGCACGGTCACAGCTGTCTGCCACATCTCCGACTCGCGGAGTGCCTTCAGTTCGGCCTCAAGTTTTACGCGATAGTCGGGCTTGGAGTTGGAGTCGATGGAAATCTGGGCTTCGTTGCCTGACTTCACACTGTCGTATAGCTTTTGCACAACAGGCTTGATGGCATCGTGGAACGGACCCATCCAGTCGAGCGCGCCGCGCTGTGCGGTAGTGGAGCAATTGGCATACATCCAGTCCATGCCCTTTGCGGCAAACAGAGGCATTAGCGACTGGGTAAGCTCTTCCACAGTCTCGTTGAACGCCTCGGAGGGTGTGTGACCGTTTTCGCGGAGCACCTCATACTGGGCAAGGAGCAGCCCCTGGATAGCTCCCATGAGCGAGCCGCGTTCGCCGGTAAGGTCGGATGTAGCCTCACGCTGGAAAGTAGTCTCAAACAGATATCCGGATCCGATGCCGATGCCGAGGGCGATTGTGCGCTCCATGGCGCGGCCTGTGGCATCCTGATAGATGGCATATGAAGAGTTGAGGCCGCGGCCTTCGAGGAACATGGTGCGGAGTGAAGTGCCGGAGCCTTTTGGAGCTACCATTATTACATCTATATCCTTGGGAGGCACAACTCCGGTACGGTCATTCCAGGTGATGGCGAATCCGTGGGAGAAGTACAGAGCCTTACCGGGGGTAAGGTACTGCTTGATGGTAGGCCATACCGACATCACAGCAGCATCGGAGAGGAGGCACATCACGATAGTGGCGCGTTCGGCGGCTTCCTCGATAGAGAAGAGAGTTTCGCCCGGTTTCCAGCCGTCGGCCACTGCCTTGTCGTAGGTCTTGCCCTGACGCTGGCCAACAATCACATTAAATCCGTTGTCGCGCAGGTTCATGCTCTGGCCCGGGCCCTGCACGCCGTATCCGAGCACTGCGATAGTCTCGTCCTTAAGTATCTCACGAGCTTTTTCCAGAGGGAATTCCTCACGGATGATGACGTTCTCTTCGACGCCTCCAAAATTCATTTTTGCCATAATAGTTATGTGGTTATTTTAAGTAATTATTCTAATATATCGATATTTGGGATGTATCAGTTCAGTCACATACAGGATGATATTCGTCGGGACGCCATGTGAAGGCGGCACGCATACACGGACCGTCGGGACCGGTAATCTGCTGTGTGAAGCGCATAGGATTGTCGGCATCAGTGGCGGTAGTCACTGTGACCGACTGGGGATAGAGGGCTTCATGCAGAAATGCCATGTCGAGCCTCACAAGGCTGTGGGAATCGTACCATGCCAGAGGCCACTGGTCAATAAGCAGTTCAAGATATCGCACGGTATTCACATGTCGGTTGAAGTCGAGGTCGGTGTAGCGGAATGTATAGGCCGTATCGTGCATGTCGTCGCCCTTTGGCTCCCGGAGTCTGGGTGTCGGCGCTATCGGACATGGACGGTCCTCGACCACCACTTGCGCCAGAGTGTCAAGCGAGGGTATTTCTCCGGCCACACGACGCTTTATGTCGATAGCCATCCATATCGTACGCGCGTATCCGAGCACCTCGCCCGACTCTACAGATGTAATCTCCATGTTGCGCTGGGAAAATAGCCGGTTGCACCCTTCGACCCATGTGCGCAGAGCATACTCCTCCCCTACTGATGGCCAACGCTTCATCTCAAGCGACACACGCGAGAGCACCCATGCCAGTCCGTCGGCCTGAAGCCGGGCAT containing:
- the ilvC gene encoding ketol-acid reductoisomerase encodes the protein MAKMNFGGVEENVIIREEFPLEKAREILKDETIAVLGYGVQGPGQSMNLRDNGFNVIVGQRQGKTYDKAVADGWKPGETLFSIEEAAERATIVMCLLSDAAVMSVWPTIKQYLTPGKALYFSHGFAITWNDRTGVVPPKDIDVIMVAPKGSGTSLRTMFLEGRGLNSSYAIYQDATGRAMERTIALGIGIGSGYLFETTFQREATSDLTGERGSLMGAIQGLLLAQYEVLRENGHTPSEAFNETVEELTQSLMPLFAAKGMDWMYANCSTTAQRGALDWMGPFHDAIKPVVQKLYDSVKSGNEAQISIDSNSKPDYRVKLEAELKALRESEMWQTAVTVRRLRPEND
- a CDS encoding 3-deoxy-D-manno-octulosonic acid transferase, with amino-acid sequence MNLLYNAGISLYGLGMRIAALRSDKVRRLLKGQREALPYLRHTIDSDHGYIWIHAASLGEFEQGRPFVEMVRRLHPQAKILLTFFSPSGYEVRCNFPLVDAVSYLPLDSPHNVKAFLDAVKPRMALFIKYEFWGNYLQELRRRGIPTYIISSIFRKSQIFFKPWGGMFRSMLRCYTHIFVQDDNSMRLLSDIGVYNVSVAGDTRFDRVTDIMRERPDVPQAEAISEDSPCLTIVAGSTWPPDEELLLPYVNSHPEVRLIIAPHEVRTDRIEDIVSKLNRPVVCLSKATPEQAAKADCLIVDCYGKLSGVYRYGDIAYIGGGFAAGIHNINEAAVYDMPVLFGPHYRKFKEASDMIECGGAFTFSDKAGFISAIDPLVSDSEYLHEAGRAAGHYIREHLGATQRVYTALSSIIESIN
- the gltX gene encoding glutamate--tRNA ligase produces the protein MDRKVRVRFAPSPTGPLHIGGVRTALYNYLFARQNGGDMILRIEDTDSNRFVPGAEDYINEALAWLGIGIDEGVREGGAYGPYKQSERRDIYREHVGRLLDRGKAYIAFDTPAELEEKRKSVPNFQYDATTRGSMRNSLTMKGGEVDRLISEGHPYVVRFKVEPGRDVVVNDLLRGKVTINSSVLDDKVLYKSADDLPTYHLANIVDDHLMEVTHVIRGEEWLPSAPLHVLLYEAFGWADTAPAFVHLPLLLKPDGKGKLSKRDGDRLGFPVFPLEWHPEGGEVCSGYRESGYLPEAVVNFLALLGWNPGDDSELMTMDELIKRFDLAHCSRSGARFDFEKGKWFNHEYLLKKTDEELARLFKPVLREHGVNPDDFTDEYIARAVGMVKSRIYFVRDLWDQARFFFVAPSEYAPKDVKKRWNADTPRIMEELTEVIRGIDDFSSAAAEKVVLDWIASKGYHLGNVMNAFRLTVVGECKGPHMFDITELMGKEETINRINRGRRAITLPE
- a CDS encoding YfhO family protein; translated protein: MAISVNKSSIGQRFGEFLTSRTFIGFIVSVVILAAISLAFFWPDALQGGELRQHDTLQGVAISREVETWRAETGDTPRWTNALFSGMPTFQISPDYAAAKVISAVRTAYGLWLPSPVNLLFIMMMGFFILLLAMRVRWYFALIGAIAYGMSSYFIIIIGAGHIWKFYTLAYIPPTIAGMVLAYRGRYLAGGALAALFAMFQIAGNHVQMSYYFMIVVVGFVIAYGVMLFRSHNMRRWVKATCVLAVSAVLAVLANCPNLYHTYEYSKESMRGRHSELTSADGAKGGGLDKDYITAWSYGKSETFSLLIPNVKGGATIKPEAGSNKFLSLYDVPEAGKLTASGQLPGEIAPYLGQLPQYFGDQPMTNGPVYVGALLVALFLLGCVIVKGPMKWMLLACTLISVALAWGHNMMWLTDIMIDHFPMYNKFRTVASILVVAEFTIPLLAILALKEIAANRDEWKACYQKPFFITFGICAVLCLAGMFAPELFGSFLSEQEAAAYGGYLMEAPYATLFAAVQKIRMSMISADSLRSLAFIVAGAVALWLYGNRKINVRVFAALLVVIVTVDMFNVNKRYLDSASFVPRQLAQGNPFPLTGADRKILADTAMNYRVMDIPRFNEAAPSYHHKTIGGYHAAKLTRYQDMIERHLGKFLSGQPSEANMNVLNMLNAKYVVVGENEVVENPGALGNAWLVDRIVYVDNADAEMAALDSLNPAVTAVSDSRFRDVLGTSVPAKMAGDTIYETSYAPDRLTYRVKSANGGLAVFSEVYFPWGWEVTVDGADVPLGRVDYLLRAVRVPAGTHDVVMTYRPESVRTTGVVSMASVIVIYIAALAALLFAIFTLPARGKDKEEV
- a CDS encoding sensor histidine kinase, encoding MNRLLTFLLVAAVSVVSNIAVAQSRGADYKKQAQSFFADKEYTKARYYFLQAYNSFYAKKDMPDAVECGVKASALYHRENYYKEAFDLLRKVETSLSEEEIASGKQLPALHYTIGRERLQMYMKLKNAARSKELLSGLEQLVKASGNDSIANDALYAQAIYYYTFGMPQQGDAAINRLIGQYKSAKDYDGVSDCYRTLIDMAVKGNNARLASRVYDKLLVWNDSVRTLVAADELAALQKKYDDSLAVIDDKDGTISAKQYIIISLCVLAAILAGVLVLGGIVLMRYIMLTRRQKHTIEIANEHNRLKNEFIANISAQLRPTIGLLDQSQKPVVAINAFLDDISELSELENTLDRAYDVEDCNTQALCQNIMDGIRSKVKEGVTLAVDAPKVSVALAVEPLSQVLAHLLQNAAIYTPDGGRISLEMKKRGAKLYQFIVTDSGPGIAEENAESIFKPFTEIRDLTEGDALGLPICSLKLAKMNGTITLDGSYKRGARFVVEIRV
- a CDS encoding acyl-[acyl-carrier-protein] thioesterase produces the protein MSIEEQTIKEYAVSYLLTAAECGPEQRMTPSLMVNRLIDVATLHANYLGIGYARLQADGLAWVLSRVSLEMKRWPSVGEEYALRTWVEGCNRLFSQRNMEITSVESGEVLGYARTIWMAIDIKRRVAGEIPSLDTLAQVVVEDRPCPIAPTPRLREPKGDDMHDTAYTFRYTDLDFNRHVNTVRYLELLIDQWPLAWYDSHSLVRLDMAFLHEALYPQSVTVTTATDADNPMRFTQQITGPDGPCMRAAFTWRPDEYHPVCD